In Sphaeramia orbicularis chromosome 14, fSphaOr1.1, whole genome shotgun sequence, the following are encoded in one genomic region:
- the bud13 gene encoding BUD13 homolog yields the protein MATSMGSSKATELSKAEYLKRYLSADEDKTKSKGKLKKKRRKVPEKGLKIVDDDIDWKQMVQEEKEIEEEEDEAPVIAEVIDDRPEEVKQLEAFRTSNRWKVIGADENENSEQEQGRDPELEAPSRSRHDSPEVSTKGRRHDSPVRKTRHDSPDASPPRRSRHDSPDASPPRRSRHDSQDASPPRRSRHDSPDASPPRKSRRNSPHISPPRRGRHDSPDLSTPRQRSGKSGKMQARGQKGSPERHRSPGAKRPQRRHDSDSDQSPPRKKTVNREASDSDQSPPRRKSKVRRGSDSDQSPPRRRPQGGKVSDEDLSPPRRAGQSQGPRMLSGGKAGLVSAEVLRKEQEVNRRRDRNNQPLEDESRNAQTVFRDKSGKRRDLEMEREEQKKKAGEKAAKDEKYAQWGKGLAQSQMHQQKLEDAVHEAQKPLARHCDDEDLDRMLREQEREGDPMAAMLRRKKDRNSKLQGVKEKPRYKGPAPPPNRFNILPGYRWDGVNRSNGFEQKRYMRISDKKAVQEAAYKWSVEDM from the exons ATGGCGACTTCCATGGGCAGCAGTAAAGCTACAGAGCTGTCTAAAGCTGAATACCTCAAACGTTACTTATCCGCTGACGAAGATAAAACAAAGTCGAAGGGGAAACTTAAAAAGAAGCGGCGTAAGGTACCAGAGAAAGG ACTGAAGATAGTTGACGATGACATCGATTGGAAACAAATGGTCCAAGAAGAGAAAGAAattgaggaggaagaggatgaagctCCAGTG ATTGCAGAGGTGATTGATGATCGACCAGAGGAGGTAAAACAACTTGAAGCCTTTAGGACCAGTAAtagatggaaagttattggag CTGATGAAAATGAGAACTCAGAGCAGGAACAAGGAAGAGACCCAGAACTTGAAGCACCAAGCAGGAGCCGCCATGATTCACCTGAGGTGTCAACAAAGGGAAGAAGACATGACTCCCCTGTCAGAAAGACTCGACATGACTCGCCAGATGCTTCTCCCCCTAGAAGAAGTCGCCATGATTCACCAGATGCTTCTCCTCCTAGAAGAAGTCGCCATGATTCACAAGATGCTTCTCCTCCTAGAAGAAGTCGCCATGATTCGCCAGATGCCTCTCCTCCCAGAAAAAGTCGCCGCAATTCACCACACATTTCCCCTCCAAGAAGGGGTCGCCATGACTCACCAGACTTGTCAACTCCAAGGCAACGTTCAGGAAAATCAGGGAAGATGCAAGCAAGAG GTCAAAAAGGTTCACCTGAACGTCATCGGTCACCGGGGGCAAAGAGGCCTCAGAGGAGGCATGATTCAGACTCGGATCAGTCACCTCCAcgaaaaaaaacagtaaacagAGAAGCGTCAGATTCTGACCAGTCACCACCAAGAAGGAAATCAAAAGTAAGACGAGGCTCAGATTCTGACCAGTCTCCACCTAGGAGGAGACCGCAGGGTGGAAAGGTCTCTGATGAAGACTTGTCACCACCTCGTAGGGCTGGCCAGTCACAG ggTCCAAGAATGCTTTCTGGTGGCAAGGCAGGTCTGGTTTCTGCGGAAGTTCTGAGGAAAGAGCAAGAGGTGAACAGGCGTAGGGACAGGAACAATCAACCACTAGAAG ATGAATCCCGCAATGCCCAGACTGTGTTCCGAGACAAGAGCGGTAAGAGAAGGGATTTGGAGATGGagagagaagaacagaagaagaaagccGGAGAAAAAGCTGCAAAAGATGAAAAATACGCTCAGTGGGGGAAAGG GTTGGCCCAGAGCCAGATGCATCAGCAGAAACTTGAGGACGCCGTTCATGAAGCCCAGAAGCCACTGGCACGTCACTGCGATGATGAAGATCTGGACCGAATGTTGAGAGAACAGGAAAGAGAGGGGGATCCAATGGCTGCCATGCTCAGACGGAAAAAAGACCGCAATTCAAAGTTGCAAGGTGTTAAAG AGAAACCTCGGTATAAAGGTCCAGCCCCCCCTCCAAACCGTTTCAATATTCTCCCAGGCTATCGTTGGGATGGTGTTAACAG GTCAAATGGTTTTGAACAGAAACGCTACAtgaggatttcagataaaaaagCAGTCCAGGAGGCAGCTTACAAATGGAGTGTGGAGGACATGTAA
- the snrnp35 gene encoding U11/U12 small nuclear ribonucleoprotein 35 kDa protein, which yields MSEWNPIAKVYDPLKAGSIDGTDVEPHDRAVWRAMGARYKPNKGVVGDPLLTLFVARLNPQTTEDKLHQVFSKYGDIQRLRLVRDIVTGFSKGYAFVEYKEERSVARARRDANKLVVDQHEVFVDFEQERTLKGWVPRRLGGGLGGKKESGQLRFGGRDRPFRKPINLGAGPVQERGGGFGGGREWDRSATREREDRDRHREPEWGSRGRRDDRDRGRDRDRDREDRRHGDRSRHRDRR from the coding sequence ATGAGTGAGTGGAATCCGATAGCGAAGGTGTACGACCCGCTAAAAGCCGGCAGCATCGACGGTACGGACGTGGAGCCCCATGACCGCGCCGTATGGAGGGCTATGGGCGCCCGCTACAAGCCGAACAAAGGTGTCGTCGGGGACCCGTTGCTTACTCTGTTTGTGGCCCGCCTGAATCCACAAACAACCGAGGACAAACTGCACCAGGTGTTCTCCAAGTACGGAGACATCCAGCGGCTCCGGCTGGTCCGGGACATCGTAACGGGCTTCTCCAAAGGATACGCCTTCGTTGAGTACAAGGAGGAGCGGTCCGTGGCCCGGGCGCGACGGGACGCAAACAAACTAGTGGTGGATCAGCATGAAGTGTTTGTGGACTTTGAACAGGAGAGGACCCTCAAGGGATGGGTGCCCCGGAGGCTCGGCGGCGGACTGGGAGGGAAGAAGGAGTCCGGGCAGCTGCGGTTTGGAGGCAGGGACAGGCCTTTCCGTAAACCCATTAACCTCGGGGCTGGTCCGGTGCAGGAGAGAGGTGGAGGCTTTGGCGGAGGGAGGGAGTGGGACAGATCAGCCACAAGAGAGAGGGAGGACCGGGACCGACACAGAGAGCCTGAGTGGGGGAGCAGGGGGAGGAGAGATGACCGGGACAGAGGCagggacagagacagagacagggagGACCGCAGGCACGGAGACAGGAGCAGACACAGAGACAGGAGATGA
- the arhgap42a gene encoding rho GTPase-activating protein 42 produces the protein MGLPTLEFSDSFLDSPEFRERLQCHEIELDRTNRFIKDLIKDGNMLISALRSLSLAVQRFSQSLQEFQFECIGDAETDDEINIAQSLKEFSQLLSTMEEERKRLIQNADDVLISPLERFRKEQIGAVKEGKKQFDKETERYYSVLEKHLSLSSKKKESQLHEADSQMSKDRQIFYDASLQYVFKIQEVQERKKFEFVEPLLAFLQGLFTFYHEGYELASEFEPYKQQLQFNLQNARNNFESTRAEVERLMKRIRSAEEDFKAPGCFTMEGYLYIQEKRPLGSVWTRYYCTYEKSSKMFTMSNTEVRPANRQNGVVNGTPEMFRLRSCVRRKTDSIDKRFCFDIEVVERHGVITLQALSEANRRLWMEAMDGKEPIYTLPSLLSKKEETFLNEAGYNFVKRCIELVEMRGITTLGLYRTGGVNSKVQRLMTSVFASTAPSDLQLDADTWDNKTITSGLKNYFRCLAEPLLTYRLHKDFIKAAKYDDQKHRVNAIHALVHKLPEKNRTMLDILTKHLLRVSSHSDQNLMTVSNLGMIFGPTLMRSQEETVAAMMNIKFQNIVVEIIIENRNKIFGEAPDLSVPLPQAPSSRSTPRRNKAICLSSGKRKARLYPPALCLADNDSDTFSSSPSTTPMGSQESLSSHSSEKNGLSQTSPPSSPAVEPVSPPAEPTSPPAASSCSTSQSSPNDKDQKLPLDDTTSPQTTPSSTLTPGQQTPSVSSSMSSLLAASERTLSVRGDSTASLSSVKESRTPSRASTASHQTSLQEHTSSLREGCPVQRVSSSCSLKSTHSVDQTNSSCPSSTVTETRVTDSACVPEQHRTAYRTASSSSSSSSSLFPYRLSTSSSLTSLHISEDYKSCHGSVQSLMSLDPHEATHLRKISHNRCGSDLTMKHITASPSNGYQRPGSVLSVRAPQRESSVFSSALDICSSGREAKALYSCEAEHSHELSFPRGRCSQMFTHQWNQAGFRQHTKAEQV, from the exons ATGGGTCTACCGACGCTGGAGTTCAGTGATTCTTTCCTGGACAGTCCGGAGTTCCGAGAACGGCTGCAGTGCCATGAGATAGAGCTGGACAGGACCAACAGATTCATAAAAGACCTGATTAAAGATGGAAACATGCTCATATCTGCACTCAGAA GTCTCTCACTTGCAGTTCAGCGGTTCTCTCAGTCTTTGCAGGAGTTTCAGTTTGAGTGTATTGGAGATGCTGAGACTGATGATGAGATCAATATAG CCCAATCCTTAAAGGAGTTCTCTCAGCTATTGAGCACCATGGAAGAGGAGAGAAAACGACTG ATTCAAAATGCTGATGACGTGTTGATTTCACCGCTTGAGAGGTTTCGTAAGGAGCAGATTGGAGCTGTTAAG GAGGGAAAGAAACAGTTTGACAAGGAGACAGAGAGGTACTACTCAGTTCTGGAGAAACACTTGAGCCTGTCATCTAAAAAGAAGGAATCTCAGCTACATGAG gCTGATTCGCAGATGAGTAAGGACCGACAGATTTTTTATGATGCATCGCTGCAGTATGTCTTTAAGATCCaagaagtgcaggagagaaagaaGTTTGAGTTTGTGGAGCCG TTATTAGCCTTCCTTCAAGGTCTGTTTACCTTTTACCATGAGGGCTACGAGCTGGCCAGTGAGTTTGAGCCGTACAAACAACAGCTTCAGTTCAACCTGCAGAAT GCTCGCAACAACTTTGAAAGTACACGTGCAGAGGTTGAAAGGCTGATGAAGAGGATCCGCTCTGCAGAGGAGGATTTCAAAGCCCCCGGGTGCTTTACTATGGAGGGATACCTGTACATACAAGAAAAAC GCCCACTGGGCAGTGTGTGGACCAGGTACTACTGTACATATGAGAAAAGCTCCAAAATGTTCACGATGAGTAACACGGAGGTCAGACCAGCCAACAGACAG AATGGTGTGGTGAATGGTACTCCTGAGATGTTCAGACTACGCTCATGTGTCAGAAGGAAGACTGATTCAATCGACAAACGCTTCTGCTTTGACATCGAAGTGGTGGAAAG gCATGGCGTCATCACCCTGCAAGCACTGTCTGAGGCGAACAGACGTTTATGGATGGAGGCTATGGATGGAAAAGAACCT ATCTACACTCTGCCTTCTTTACTCAGCAAAAAGGAGGAGA CCTTTCTTAATGAGGCAGGCTACAACTTTGTGAAAAGGTGTATTGAGTTGGTGGAAATGAGAG GCATTACTACACTGGGCCTGTACAGGACTGGAGGAGTTAACTCTAAAGTGCAGAGATTGATGACTAGTGTGTTTG CGTCCACAGCTCCTTCTGACCTGCAGCTGGATGCAGACACTTGGGACAATAAAACCATCACCAGCGGTCTGAAGAATTATTTCAG GTGTCTGGCAGAGCCTCTGTTGACTTACAGACTGCATAAAGACTTCATCAAAGCGGCCA AGTATGATGACCAGAAGCACAGAGTGAATGCGATTCATGCACTTGTGCACAAATTACCAGAGAAAAACAGAACAATGTTGGACATCTTAACCAAACACCTCCTCAG ggtttcctctcaCAGTGACCAGAACCTGATGACTGTGTCCAATCTGGGGATGATCTTTGGTCCCACATTGATGAGGTCACAAGAAGAGACAGTTGCTGCCATGATGAACATCAAGTTTCAAAACATTGTGGTGGAAATTATCATTGAAAACCGCAACAAA ATCTTCGGTGAGGCCCCAGACCTGTCAGTGCCATTGCCTCAGGCTCCGTCTTCTCGGTCGACTCCTCGGAGAAACAAagccatctgtctgtcatctggaAAGAGGAAGGCCCGCCTCTACCCTCCTGCTCTGTGCCTGGCAGACAATGACA GTGACACATTCAGCAGCAGCCCCAGCACCACGCCGATGGGCAGCCAGGAGTCTCTGTCCTCCCATTCCTCTGAAAAAAATGGACTGTCTCAGActtctcctccctcttctcctgCTGTTGAGCCTGTCTCGCCTCCTGCAGAGCCCACGTCTCCTCCTGCAGCGTCCTCCTGCTCTACCTCCCAAAGTTCCCCAAATGACAAAGATCAGAAGCTCCCTCTAGACGATACCACCTCCCCTCAGACCACGCCCTCCTCCACTCTGaccccaggacagcagacccccTCTGTGTCTTCCTCCATGTCCTCTTTACTTGCTGCATCAGAGAGGACGTTGTCTGTCAGAGGAGACTCCACTGCCTCCTTGTCCTCTGTAAAGGAGTCCAGAACTCCATCCAGAGCGTCCACCGCCTCCCACCAGACTTCACTACAGGagcacacctcctcactaagagAAGGTTGTCCTGTGCAGAGAGTGTCCTCCTCATGTTCCTTAAAGAGCACTCACTCTGTGGATCAAACTAACTCATCCTGCCCTTCCTCGACTGTCACGGAAACCAGAGTGACAGACTCTGCCTGTGTTCCTGAACAGCACAGGACAGCTTACAGaactgcctcctcctcctcttcctcctcctcctccttatttCCATACCGTCTGTCTACGTCTTCCTCTCTCACCTCCCTTCACATTTCTGAAG ATTATAAAAGCTGCCACGGGTCAGTACAGAGTCTCATGTCTCTGGACCCACATGAGGCAacacatctgcgcaaaatttcACACAACCGCTGTGGCTCGGATCTGACAATGAAACACATCACAGCCTCACCCAGCAACGGCTACCAAAGACCTGGATCAGT ATTATCAGTCAGAGCTCCACAGCGGGAGAGTTCTGTGTTTTCATCAGCGTTAGACATTTGTTCATCAGGAAG GGAAGCCAAAGCTCTTTATTCCTGTGAGGCAGAGCACAGTCATGAGCTGAGTTTCCCCAGGGGGCGCTGTTCACAAATG TTTACCCATCAGTGGAACCAGGCTGGCTTCAGGCAACATACAAAGGCAGAACAGGTCTAA